One segment of Bombus pascuorum chromosome 6, iyBomPasc1.1, whole genome shotgun sequence DNA contains the following:
- the LOC132908054 gene encoding titin isoform X2, whose product MVARDVVDDTRFDRFTTSTPKSPAGTPQKGSPERPGYPRGIPGLREDDRPKPIPAAGKPSRPPQREQSPGERYTGPRPQTPRKVRDYVSPTRKPVPAAGKPSRPEERPGKVPRADETVPGASKPTQPDEQPKGPGKPDERPAAGKPSRPEDKPERFDDKPKRGDQTPDSLEEDDVQPGKLPNYILSKIPLKEQCICELCTCGRHRCPHNLPQDHLEIPRDGPVHAVTSYREEFDEKHVDKQTVYHHEDHLRMEGEFIGERRTDYVVTRGERAPVRKPQDNLKPEGEFIGRPREEAPTKGEKAPVKKPQDNLKPEGEFIGRPKEEAPKYGDRTPVRRPQDNLRPEGDFDSTTTTELVFTGTPGERPSPVRRNTYTKVEGEFIDSTTTRSEYVDHRTVQRAEIIKRTDNLTVGEGEFTGTSHHKEDFHTYDIVERTPRRRIDYTDEDDRFYGKTDIVESTTTTQEQYQTFDQTDYRSTAVIRRDDNLRPEGPFEGVPHTKDDYVVPAITKRPEPQKPKDNLRPEGPFEGRPKDDYKPIGGERADVKRPQDNLKPEGPFEGRPKDDYSPKTAERPEVKRPEDNLRPEGPFEGRPKDDFMPKTAERPEVRRPQDNLRPEGPFEGRPKDDFTPKTAERPEVKRPQDNLRPEGPFEGRPKDDFSPKRGERPEVRRPEDNLRPEGPFEGRPKDDFSPKRGERPEVRRPEDNLRPEGPFEGRPKDDYKPIRGERVDVKRPEDNLRPEGPFEGRPKDDFTPKTAERPEVRRPQDNLRPEGPFEGRPKDDFSPKRGERPEVRRPEDNLRPEGPFEGRPKDDFTPKIAERPEVKRPQDNLRPEGPFEGRPKDDFSPKRGERPEVRRPEDNLRPEGLFEGRPKDDYKPIRGERADVKRPEDNLRPEGPFEGRPKDDFTPKTAERPEVKRPQDNLRPEGPFEGRPKDDFSPKRGERPEVRRPEDNLRPEGPFEGRPKDDYKPTRGERADVKRPEDNLRPEGPFEGRPKDDFTPKTAERPEVKRPQDNLRPEGPFEGRPKDDFTPKLGERPEVRRPEDNLRPEGPFEGRPKDDFLPKTAERPEVRRPQDNLRPEGPFEGRPKDDYVPTRGERADVKRPEDNLRPEGPFEGRPKDDFSPKTAERPEVKRPQDNLRPEGPFEGRPKDDFTPKTAERPEVRRPQDNLRPEGQFEDRPRHEYTPGERRTPIKHPDNLYPEGEFERPSPVPYGPGERAPIVRHPDELFPEGDFPGRERVPFVPAERRTPIKHDDNLRPEGLFEGRPKDDYKPTRGERADVKRPQDNLKPEGPFEGRPKDDYKPTRGERADVKRPEDNLRPEGPFEGRPKDDFSPKTAERPEVKRPQDNLRPEGPFEGRPKDDFTPKTAERPEVRRPQDNLRPEGQFEDRPRHEYTPAERRTPIKHPDNLYPEGEFERPSPVPYGPGERAPIVRHPDELFPEGDFTDRERVPFVPAERRTPIKHDDNLRPEGPFEGRPKDDFSPKTAERPEVRRPQDNLRPEGPFEGRPKDDYKPTRGDRADVKRPQDNLKPEGPFEGRPKDDFSPKTAERPEVRRPQDNLYPEGEFERPEKPTVGPAEKRTPIKHPDNLKPEGEFVGKPKDDFTPTKGDRAVVKRPEDNLKPEGPFEGRPKDDYQPVHGERMDIIRRTDNLRMEGNIETYRSRDEYTDFLIRERTEVTKYQDNLRMEGEFIDVRTRDDFKVVRGERVDIVKHPDNLRPEGPFEGRPKDDYSPKRAERPEVKRPEDNLKPEGEFIGRPKEEAPKQGERAPIKKPKDNLRPEGEFERPEKQPVGPAEKRTPIKHADNLKPEGEFERPKPEEFKPAERPIVKKPTDNLKPEGDFVGRPKEEAPRKGERADVKRPKDNLYPEGEFEVPERKPVGPAERRTPIKHEDNLRPEGDFERPQPEKFRPAERPVAKRPQDNLKPEGEFIGRPKEESPTKGERADVKRPEDNLKPEGTFERPEKQPLGPAEKRTPIKHPDNLKPEGDFTGKPKEEAPKRGERADIKRPQDNLRPEGEFEKPEKSPVKPAERRSPIKHPDNLKPEGEFVGRPKDDYKPIRGERADVKRPEDNLKPEGPFEGRPKDDFVPVRGERVDIVKRTDNLRMEGNIETYRSRDEYTDFLIRERAEVTKYQDNLHMEGEFTDIRTRDDFKVVKGERVDIVKHPDNLKPEGPFEGRPKDDYSPKKADRPEIKKPEDNLKPEGEFERPEKKPVGPAERRSPIKHDDNLKPEGEFIGRPKEQAPKKGERADVKKPKDNLKPEGTFDRPEKKPMGPAERRSPIKHPDNLKTQGEFVGRPKEETPLKGERADITRPKDNLKPEGEFQRPQKSPVGPAEKRTPIRHEDNLHPEGEFVGRPKDDFTPKRVDRPVQKKPKDNLKPEGEFIGKPKDDYKPTKGERTEIVVHRDNLKMEGDMDVRRSRDDYKTITKVERVDVVRREDNLKMEGEFVDIRRRDDYRVTRGERSEIIRHEDNLRPEGEFERPDTCSIGPAERRTPIKHPDNLKPEGQFAQRPKVPTPTKGERAPMKKPKDNLRPEGEFDRPEKAPVGPAERRTPIKHPDNLHPEGDFVGRPRQDTPTKGDRADVKRPKDNLHPEGDFAKRTPQKVGPAERRTPIRHEDNLHPEGDFYMVPKDDFTPKRGERAPVRKPQDNLRPEGEMDVSPSSKDDYRHVNGERVEVRRHEDHLRMEGEIDVRRSRDDYKKITKVERVNVRKHEDNLKMEGEFIDVRRKDDYTYVISERTPVKKHPDNLRPEGDFERPGKSPLGPGERRSPIKHPDNLRPEGDFERRTPDKVGPIERRSPIRHVDNLKPEGDFVGRPRDDFTPKRGERAEVIRREDNLKMIGEFQDSTSQRSTYTVVRGERAEIKRHEDNLKVSTGAMETKTTSRDTFTPAKKEVPTPGRAVTRRHHMESSITLGDDTSTMSTTTQRNYNTFTKRTAKEVAAKMSSMETDTRRSVSTESKTVENGTTITTTKRTSGERFSSAQNVQHQSQRVITDHRAVQPDGPQPDSRKSLSTVSGNQHYISEHHQRAQSSERHLRSQNVTQTRRVIDDRSLADVQNHQGVMVDGRYSEQQRQQIEKHQQETSKRDYVNTQHIESRQTATRQKQQHEQHTVSSQARYNSNQTSSAEFRQAISGQSMEKLQMDGAVTKTSHHRKNVISSSSADVTNSVLHRRRATSSTEALHTISSTAADQKKSISNLAESGQYISNSSQSSDRRSLTSLHRSTKEGNPWASSTYERPQRIVRQDNLTVGGKFYSHSEAKNYGNFTSQKVERVQRQSNVSHINLGDGSMVTSSMYKKEYTPRHKGPCPAALIEAKQTPFKHTRDTQKHKFYMPVISN is encoded by the exons ATGGTAGCGCGGGATGTCGTTGATGACACCAGGTTCGACAGATTCACCACCTCGACTCCCAAATCTCCAGCTGGTACTCCACAGAAAGGATCGCCGGAACGACCTGGTTATCCACGAGGAATCCCTGGACTGCGAGAAGACGATCGACCAAAACCGATTCCAGCAGCTGGGAAGCCGAGCCGACCTCCGCAACGAGAACAGAGTCCCGGGGAAAG ATATACTGGGCCTAGGCCACAGACTCCAAGAAAAGTTCGTGACTATGTATCCCCGACAAGAAAACCAGTGCCCGCGGCAGGGAAACCAAGTCGCCCCGAGGAAAGACCTGGCAAGGTACCGCGTGCCGATGAAACGGTGCCAGGCGCCAGCAAACCGACGCAACCCGATGAGCAACCAAAGGGACCCGGGAAACCCGATGAAAGGCCAGCCGCTGGAAAACCGAGCCGACCGGAGGATAAACCGGAGAGATTTGATGACAAGCCGAAGAGAGGAGATCAGACGCCTGACTCCCTCGAGGAGGACGATGTTCAGCCCGGAAAACTACCCAACTACATACTGTCCAAGATCCCTCTGAAGGAGCAATGCATCTGCGAACTCTGCACCTGCGG ACGACATCGCTGTCCGCACAATCTGCCACAAGATCACCTTGAGATTCCTCGAGACGGGCCCGTCCACGCGGTGACTTCCTATCGCGAGGAATTCGATGAGAAACACGTCGACAAGCAGACCGTGTACCACCACGAAGACCATCTTCGGATGGAAGGAGAATTCATCGGAGAGAGGCGAACGGACTATGTGGTGACGAGGGGCGAGAGAGCACCGGTAAGGAAACCGCAGGATAACCTGAAACCGGAGGGTGAGTTCATCGGTAGACCCAGGGAGGAAGCTCCGACGAAAGGAGAGAAAGCTCCAGTGAAAAAGCCGCAGGATAACTTGAAGCCAGAAGGCGAATTCATTGGAAGACCGAAGGAAGAAGCCCCGAAATATGGAGATCGAACGCCTGTCAGGCGACCTCAGGATAATCTCAGACCGGAAGGAGACTTCGACA GTACAACCACAACGGAGCTGGTGTTCACCGGTACACCCGGTGAACGTCCCAGTCCAGTACGTCGCAACACCTACACAAAGGTCGAGGGTGAATTCATCGACTCGACAACTACGAGATCCGAATACGTCGATCATCGAACGGTTCAACGTGCCGAGATCATTAAACGTACGGATAACCTCACAGTGGGAGAGGGTGAATTCACA GGTACCTCTCATCATAAAGAGGATTTCCACACGTACGACATAGTTGAGAGGACACCTCGACGACGAATCGACTACACCGACGAGGATGACCGCTTTTATGGCAAGACCGATATCGTGGAAAGCACCACAACGACTCAGGAACAGTATCAAACTTTCGATCAAACCGACTATAGAAGCACTGCCGTGATTAGACGAGACGATAATTTGAGACCGGAAGGACCGTTTGAAGGAGTACCTCACACTAAGGACGACTACGTTGTGCCAGCGATAACGAAGAGACCGGAACCGCAGAAACCCAAGGACAATTTGCGACCTGAAGGACCGTTCGAAGGAAGACCGAAAGACGATTATAAACCAATCGGAGGCGAAAGAGCAGACGTGAAGAGACCACAGGATAATTTGAAGCCCGAAGGACCGTTCGAGGGACGTCCAAAAGACGATTATTCACCGAAAACAGCTGAACGCCCGGAAGTTAAGAGACCTGAGGATAACTTGAGACCAGAAGGACCGTTCGAAGGACGACCTAAAGATGATTTCATGCCTAAAACAGCGGAAAGGCCAGAAGTAAGAAGGCCTCAGGATAACTTGCGACCTGAAGGACCGTTCGAAGGCCGCCCAAAGGATGATTTCACACCGAAAACAGCTGAACGTCCGGAAGTAAAGAGGCCACAGGATAATTTGAGACCCGAAGGTCCGTTCGAGGGACGCCCAAAGGATGATTTTTCACCGAAGCGAGGCGAAAGACCAGAGGTTAGAAGACCTGAGGATAATTTGAGACCGGAAGGACCGTTCGAAGGACGTCCAAAGGATGATTTTTCACCGAAGCGAGGTGAAAGACCAGAGGTTAGAAGACCTGAAGATAATTTGAGACCGGAAGGACCGTTCGAAGGTAGACCTAAAGATGATTACAAACCAATCAGAGGCGAAAGAGTTGATGTTAAGAGACCTGAAGACAATCTGAGACCTGAAGGACCTTTCGAAGGACGACCCAAGGATGATTTCACACCAAAAACAGCTGAACGTCCAGAAGTGAGGAGGCCACAGGACAATTTGAGACCCGAAGGACCGTTCGAAGGACGTCCAAAGGATGATTTTTCACCAAAACGAGGTGAAAGGCCAGAGGTTAGAAGACCTGAGGATAATTTGAGACCGGAAGGACCGTTCGAAGGACGTCCAAAGGATGACTTCACACCAAAAATTGCTGAACGTCCGGAAGTGAAGAGGCCACAGGACAATTTAAGACCAGAAGGACCGTTCGAAGGACGTCCAAAGGATGATTTTTCACCAAAACGAGGCGAAAGGCCAGAAGTTAGAAGACCTGAGGACAATTTGAGACCAGAAGGACTTTTCGAAGGCAGGCCCAAGGATGATTACAAACCAATCAGAGGCGAAAGAGCTGATGTTAAGAGGCCTGAAGATAATCTGAGACCCGAAGGACCGTTCGAAGGACGTCCAAAGGATGATTTCACACCTAAAACAGCTGAACGTCCGGAAGTGAAGAGGCCACAGGACAATTTGAGACCCGAAGGACCGTTCGAAGGACGTCCAAAGGATGATTTTTCACCAAAACGAGGTGAAAGACCAGAGGTTAGAAGACCTGAGGATAATTTGAGACCAGAAGGACCGTTCGAAGGCAGGCCAAAGGATGATTACAAACCAACCAGAGGCGAAAGAGCCGATGTTAAGAGGCCTGAAGATAATTTGAGACCCGAAGGACCGTTCGAGGGACGTCCAAAGGATGATTTCACACCTAAAACAGCTGAACGTCCGGAAGTGAAGAGGCCACAGGATAATTTAAGACCGGAAGGTCCGTTCGAAGGACGTCCAAAGGATGATTTTACACCCAAACTAGGTGAAAGACCAGAGGTTAGAAGACCTGAGGACAATTTGAGACCGGAAGGACCGTTCGAAGGTCGACCTAAAGATGATTTCTTGCCGAAAACGGCGGAAAGGCCAGAAGTGAGAAGACCTCAGGATAATTTAAGACCTGAAGGACCATTCGAAGGACGACCCAAGGATGATTATGTGCCAACCAGAGGTGAACGTGCGGACGTGAAACGTCCAGAAGATAATTTGAGACCAGAGGGTCCGTTCGAAGGAAGGCCTAAAGATGATTTCTCACCGAAAACAGCTGAACGTCCAGAGGTAAAGAGACCACAAGATAATTTGAGACCGGAAGGTCCATTCGAAGGACGTCCTAAGGATGATTTCACACCGAAAACAGCTGAACGTCCTGAAGTCAGAAGACCACAGGACAATCTTCGACCCGAAGGACAGTTTGAAGATCGCCCAAGACACGAATATACCCCTGGTGAGAGACGTACACCTATTAAACACCCAGATAACTTGTATCCCGAAGGAGAATTCGAGAGACCATCGCCTGTCCCCTATGGTCCTGGTGAAAGAGCGCCGATTGTCCGACATCCGGATGAGCTGTTTCCTGAAGGCGATTTTCCAGGTAGAGAACGTGTTCCATTCGTCCCAGCTGAACGTAGAACGCCCATTAAGCACGATGATAACCTTCGTCCTGAGGGACTTTTCGAAGGTAGACCTAAGGATGATTATAAACCAACGAGAGGTGAACGTGCTGATGTGAAGCGTCCTCAAGATAACTTGAAACCGGAGGGTCCATTTGAAGGAAGGCCTAAAGATGATTACAAACCAACCAGAGGTGAACGTGCGGACGTGAAACGTCCAGAAGATAATTTGAGACCAGAGGGTCCGTTCGAAGGAAGACCTAAAGATGATTTCTCACCGAAAACAGCTGAACGTCCAGAGGTAAAGAGACCACAAGATAATTTGAGACCAGAAGGTCCATTCGAAGGACGTCCTAAGGATGATTTCACACCGAAAACAGCTGAACGTCCGGAAGTCAGAAGACCACAGGACAATCTTCGACCTGAAGGACAGTTTGAAGATCGGCCGAGACACGAATATACTCCTGCTGAAAGACGCACACCTATTAAACATCCAGATAACTTGTATCCCGAAGGAGAATTCGAGAGACCATCGCCTGTTCCTTATGGTCCGGGCGAAAGAGCGCCGATTGTCCGACATCCGGATGAGCTGTTTCCTGAAGGCGATTTTACAGACAGAGAACGTGTTCCATTCGTCCCAGCTGAACGTAGAACGCCTATTAAGCACGATGATAACCTTCGCCCTGAAGGTCCTTTCGAAGGAAGACCTAAAGATGATTTCTCACCGAAAACAGCTGAACGTCCGGAAGTGAGGAGACCTCAGGACAATTTGAGACCAGAAGGTCCTTTCGAAGGAAGACCTAAAGACGATTACAAACCAACTAGAGGAGACCGTGCCGACGTAAAACGTCCTCAAGATAATTTGAAACCTGAAGGACCCTTCGAAGGTCGTCCAAAAGATGATTTCTCTCCAAAAACAGCCGAACGTCCCGAGGTTCGAAGACCTCAGGACAATTTGTATCCTGAAGGCGAATTCGAGAGACCAGAAAAGCCTACGGTTGGTCCAGCAGAGAAACGCACACCGATTAAACATCCGGATAACCTCAAACCCGAAGGAGAATTCGTTGGTAAGCCTAAAGATGATTTCACTCCGACTAAAGGCGACAGAGCTGTTGTTAAGAGACCCGAAGACAATTTGAAACCAGAAGGTCCATTCGAGGGCAGGCCTAAGGACGACTATCAACCGGTTCATGGCGAACGAATGGATATCATCAGACGCACGGACAATCTTCGAATGGAAGGTAACATCGAAACTTACAGATCAAGAGACGAATATACGGACTTCTTGATTCGCGAGAGAACCGAAGTTACCAAGTATCAAGACAATTTGCGCATGGAAGGCGAATTTATCGATGTTAGGACCAGAGACGATTTCAAGGTTGTAAGAGGCGAGAGAGTTGATATCGTGAAGCATCCTGACAATTTGAGACCGGAGGGACCATTCGAGGGTCGTCCAAAGGACGATTATTCTCCTAAGAGAGCAGAGAGGCCGGAAGTAAAGAGACCAGAAGATAATCTCAAACCAGAAGGAGAATTTATTGGCAGACCAAAAGAGGAAGCGCCTAAACAAGGTGAGAGGGCTCCGATTAAGAAACCTAAAGACAATTTGCGACCCGAAGGGGAATTTGAGAGGCCAGAGAAGCAACCCGTTGGTCCTGCTGAAAAGAGAACTCCGATCAAACATGCTGATAATTTGAAACCCGAAGGGGAATTTGAAAGACCTAAACCAGAAGAGTTTAAACCCGCTGAAAGGCCAATCGTCAAGAAACCAACAGACAATCTAAAACCAGAAGGAGACTTCGTTGGTCGGCCGAAAGAGGAAGCACCGCGAAAGGGCGAACGAGCGGACGTAAAGAGACCAAAGGACAATTTATATCCTGAAGGAGAATTCGAAGTTCCAGAGAGGAAGCCTGTTGGTCCAGCTGAGAGAAGAACACCGATCAAACACGAGGATAATTTGCGCCCTGAAGGTGATTTCGAAAGACCGCAACCTGAAAAATTCAGACCTGCCGAGAGACCAGTTGCGAAGAGGCCTCAAGACAACTTGAAACCTGAAGGAGAATTTATTGGGCGACCAAAGGAAGAGTCACCGACTAAGGGAGAGAGGGCTGATGTTAAGAGACCGGAAGATAACCTGAAACCAGAAGGTACTTTCGAAAGACCTGAGAAGCAACCCTTGGGGCCAGCTGAGAAACGTACTCCTATTAAACATCCTGATAACTTGAAGCCAGAAGGTGACTTTACCGGAAAGCCAAAAGAAGAAGCTCCTAAACGTGGAGAACGCGCAGATATCAAGAGACCACAGGATAATCTACGTCCGGAAGGTGAATTTGAGAAACCAGAAAAATCTCCAGTGAAACCTGCTGAGAGAAGATCTCCGATTAAACATCCCGATAATTTGAAACCCGAAGGAGAATTCGTTGGCAGACCAAAGGACGATTACAAACCGATTAGAGGAGAACGCGCCGATGTTAAAAGACCCGAGGATAATCTTAAACCCGAGGGACCATTCGAAGGTCGTCCTAAAGACGATTTTGTTCCTGTTCGTGGTGAACGAGTAGATATCGTCAAACGTACGGACAACTTGCGAATGGAAGGAAATATAGAGACTTACAGGTCCAGAGACGAATATACGGACTTCTTAATTCGCGAAAGAGCCGAGGTCACTAAGTATCAGGATAATTTGCATATGGAGGGCGAGTTCACTGATATCAGAACGAGGGACGATTTCAAGGTAGTGAAAGGAGAGCGTGTGGATATCGTGAAACATCCGGATAATCTGAAACCGGAAGGTCCGTTCGAGGGTCGACCGAAAGACGATTACTCGCCTAAAAAAGCAGACAGACCAGAGATAAAGAAACCAGAGGACAACCTGAAACCCGAGGGAGAATTCGAAAGACCTGAAAAGAAACCTGTTGGTCCAGCGGAAAGACGTTCACCTATAAAACACGATGACAATTTGAAACCTGAAGGTGAGTTTATCGGACGTCCGAAGGAACAGGCACCGAAGAAAGGTGAAAGAGCAGACGTGAAGAAGCCAAAGGACAATTTGAAACCAGAAGGTACCTTTGACAGGCCAGAGAAGAAGCCGATGGGCCCTGCTGAGAGGCGCAGTCCAATTAAACATCcggataatttaaaaacacaGGGAGAATTCGTTGGTCGTCCTAAGGAAGAAACGCCATTGAAGGGCGAACGTGCGGATATTACCAGGCCGAAGGATAATCTAAAACCGGAAGGGGAATTCCAGAGACCGCAGAAATCGCCTGTTGGTCCAGCCGAGAAGAGAACGCCTATACGTCACGAAGACAATCTTCATCCTGAAGGAGAATTCGTAGGAAGACCTAAAGACGACTTTACTCCAAAACGGGTTGACAGGCCGGTTCAGAAGAAGCCAAAGGATAACTTGAAACCGGAGGGTGAATTTATAGGCAAGCCTAAGGACGATTATAAGCCTACAAAGGGCGAGAGAACAGAGATAGTCGTTCACAgagataatttgaaaatggaGGGTGATATGGATGTACGTCGGTCAAGGGACGATTACAAGACGATCACCAAGGTGGAAAGAGTCGATGTAGTTCGTCGAGAGGATAACCTGAAGATGGAGGGTGAGTTCGTGGATATTCGAAGACGAGACGACTACAGAGTGACACGCGGTGAACGCAGCGAGATTATCAGACACGAAGATAATTTGAGACCCGAAGGAGAATTCGAGAGACCCGATACGTGTTCGATTGGTCCAGCTGAGAGAAGAACGCCTATCAAGCATCCTGATAATTTGAAACCCGAAGGCCAATTCGCTCAACGTCCTAAAGTTCCTACGCCAACCAAAGGAGAAAGGGCTCCGATGAAGAAACCTAAAGACAATCTTAGACCCGAAGGAGAATTCGACAGACCCGAGAAGGCGCCTGTTGGTCCCGCAGAGAGAAGAACACCGATTAAACATCCTGATAATTTGCATCCAGAAGGAGATTTTGTCGGAAGGCCAAGACAAGACACGCCAACTAAAGGGGACCGTGCTGACGTGAAGAGACCAAAGGACAATTTACATCCTGAAGGTGACTTTGCTAAACGAACGCCTCAGAAGGTTGGTCCAGCCGAGAGACGCACACCGATTCGCCACGAGGACAACCTTCATCCCGAAGGAGACTTCTATATGGTGCCTAAAGACGATTTCACGCCTAAGAGAGGCGAACGAGCGCCAGTTAGAAAGCCGCAAGATAATTTGAGGCCAGAAGGCGAAATGGATGTCAGTCCATCTTCTAAAGATGACTATAGACACGTGAACGGAGAACGAGTGGAAGTTCGTCGACACGAGGATCATCTGAGAATGGAAGGAGAGATAGACGTTCGTAGATCCAGGGACGATTACAAGAAGATCACGAAGGTGGAAAGGGTGAATGTTAGAAAGCACGAGGACAACCTCAAGATGGAAGGTGAATTTATCGATGTACGCAGGAAAGATGATTACACGTACGTAATCAGCGAACGTACGCCGGTTAAGAAGCACCCTGACAATCTTCGACCGGAAGGAGACTTCGAAAGGCCTGGAAAGTCTCCTCTGGGACCGGGTGAAAGACGTTCGCCTATTAAACATCCTGATAATCTGAGACCAGAAGGTGATTTCGAGCGTAGAACACCGGATAAGGTTGGTCCGATAGAACGTCGATCTCCAATTCGTCATGTGGACAATTTGAAACCAGAAGGAGACTTTGTCGGAAGACCTCGCGACGATTTCACACcgaagagaggagaaagagcGGAGGTAATTCGTCGAGAGGATAACTTGAAGATGATCGGCGAGTTCCAAGACTCCACTTCTCAGAGATCCACGTATACGGTGGTTCGTGGAGAACGCGCTGAGATTAAACGTCACGAGGATAATTTGAAGGTGAGCACAGGTGCCATGGAAACGAAGACAACTTCCAGAGACACGTTTACGCCGGCCAAGAAAGAAGTTCCTACGCCTGGTAGAGCCGTGACTCGCAGACATCACATGGAGTCTTCGATTACCTTAGGAGACGACACTTCTACGATGTCTACGACTACTCAGAGGAACTACAACACTTTCACCAAACGCACTGCCAAGGAAGTTGCCGCAAAGATGAGCAGCATGGAAACAGACACCAGGAGAAGCGTTTCTACTGAATCGAAGACCGTAGAAAATGGAACGACGATTACGACTACGAAGAGAACGAGTGGAGAGAGATTCTCATCGGCTCAGAACGTTCAGCACCAATCTCAGCGTGTGATAACGGATCATCGTGCCGTACAACCCGATGGTCCTCAGCCAGACTCTAGAAAGTCTCTGTCAACTGTTTCAGGCAATCAGCACTACATAAGCGAACACCATCAAAGAGCACAGTCGAGCGAAAGACATTTGAGATCGCAGAACGTGACTCAAACGCGACGAGTTATCGACGACAGGTCTCTCGCGGATGTGCAAAACCACCAGGGTGTCATGGTCGATGGAAGATACAGCGAACAACAGAGGCAGCAAATCGAAAAACATCAACAAGAGACAAGCAAAAGGGACTACGTTAACACTCAACACATCGAGTCTCGACAGACTGCAACCAGACAGAAGCAACAACACGAACAGCACACAGTTTCCAGCCAAGCTCGCTATAACTCCAACCAGACGAGCAGTGCCGAATTCAGGCAAGCCATCAGCGGCCAATCTATGGAGAAATTGCAAATGGACGGTGCTGTGACGAAGACCAGCCACCACAGGAAGAACGTAATCTCTTCGTCGTCCGCGGACGTTACTAACTCGGTTCTTCACAGACGCAGAGCCACTTCGTCCACGGAGGCTCTTCACACGATCTCTTCCACAGCCGCTGATCAAAAGAAGAGTATCTCGAATTTGGCAGAGAGCGGCCAGTACATCAGCAATTCGAGTCAGAGCAGCGATCGACGTAGTTTGACCTCTTTACATCGCAGCACTAAAGAAGGAAATCCTTGGGCGTCGTCGACCTACGAACGTCCACAGAGAATCGTTCGACAGGACAATTTAACAGTAGGTGGCAAGTTCTATTCGCACAGCGAGGCGAAGAATTATGGAAATTTCACCAGTCAGAAGGTAGAAAGAGTGCAGAGACAGTCGAACGTATCGCACATCAATCTAGGAGATGGAAGCATGGTCACTTCGAGCATGTACAAGAAGGAGTACACGCCCAGACACAAAGGACCCTGTCCTGCGGCGCTTATCGAGGCCAAACAGACGCCTTTCAAGCACACCAGAGACACGCAGAAGCACAAGTTCTATATGCCCGTCATCTCTAATTAA